The Dehalococcoides mccartyi CG5 genome contains the following window.
ACTTGAAACTGCCTCCAGCAACCCTGATTTTTGGCAAGATCAGCAAAATGCCCAAAAGGCTATGAAAAAACTGGCCGCCAACAAACGTACTTCAGAGCTTTGGCGGGGTTTGGAACGGCGTATAAACGACCTGACCGAACTTGCGGTATTGTCCCGTGAAGACCCGTCGTTGAGTAATGAGATAGAACATGAAATCAGTGGTTTAACTGCTGAGCTGGATAGTCTGGAAGTAGGCTTGGCTTTTTCCGGCCAGTATGACAACCGAAACGCCCTGCTTACGGTGCATGCCGGAGCGGGCGGGGTGGAATCTCAGGATTGGGCAGGTATGCTGCTACGTATGTTTATGCGTTGGGCTGAAAAGAAGGGTTTTGGTATGGAAATACTTGACCAGAGCCTCGGTGAAGAGGCCGGCATAAAGAGCGCCACTTTGCAGATAGAGGGTGAATACGCTTACGGTTTTCTGAAAAGTGAACATGGGGTGCACCGCCTGATAAGGCTTTCTCCCTTTGATGCCGACCATGCCCGCCATACTTCATTTGCGCTGGTAGAGATTATGCCTGAAGCTGAAGACAGTGTAGATATTGATATAAAACCGGAAGATATAAAAATTGATATGTTCCGTTCCAGCGGTCCGGGGGGGCAAAACGTTCAGAAGGTTTCAACGGCAGTACGGGTTACTCACATACCTTCGGGTATTGTGGTTGCCAGCCAGACAGAGCGCAGCCAGCACCAGAATCGTGAAATTGCCATGAGGATACTGGCCTCCAAACTGCTGGCAGTGGAGATTGCCAAACGGGCGGAAGAGCGCGCCAAGCTTAAGGGTGAACGCATTTCTGCCGAATGGGGTAGCCAGATACGCAGTTACGTCCTTCACCCCTACAAAATGGTTAAAGACCACCGCACAGATTATGAAGTGGGTAATGCCGAAGCTGTGCTGGAAGGTGAACTGGACGGCTTTATAAGCGCCTACCTTCGGCAGAATATAGGAAGGGAATAATGAAAAAACAGTTACTGGCACTGGGGCTTATGCTGGGAATACTGCTTGGAGGCTTGGTTCCGTCCACGCTAACTGCCCAAAGTCCCATTACTATAGATAAAAGCAGCGTAAATATTACCTTCCCCAGCAATATTGGATTCAGTCTAACTGCCAGCAGCATTAGCAATATTACCGATATACGGCTGTATTATACCGTTGACCGCAAAACTTTTTCAGAGGTATATAGTGAGTTTGTCTTAAATTTTACCCCTGACACTACCGTAAATGCATCATATTCATGGGATATGCGCTATACCGGCGGTATGCCGCCGGGTGCCCGTGTTAACTACTGGTACCGGATAACAGATGAAGCTGGAAATATCCTTACCAGCCCCAGCCAGACAGTTGTGTATGAAGATGCCCGTTTTGACTGGCAGAGTATTTCGGAGGGTATGCTGGAGCTGTACTGGTACAATGGGGAACAATCTTTTGCGGATGAACTTATGGAATCAGCCCAGGCAGCACTTTTGCGTTTGGCGGCAGATACCGGTGCTGAACTGCAGGATAAGGTTACACTGTATATTTACGCAAACTCCGCCGACCTCCAGAGTGCCATGGTATTCCCCTCTGAATGGACCGGCGGCGTGGCCTATCCTGCTTTCAATGTGATTGCTATAGGCATAGCACCATATGATGTTGACTGGGGCAAACGGGCTATCACCCATGAGCTGGCGCATCAGGTAACCAGCCAGATGACTTCTAACCCTTACTGTGATTTGCCTGTATGGCTGAACGAAGGCATTTCTATGTATGCCGAGGGTAATCTGGAAGCAGTATATGTCAATTATCTTGTCTGGGCCATTGGTCAGGATAAACTTATTTCAGTCAAAAGCCTGTGCAGCCCTTTTTCAGCCAATTCAGCAGATGCTTATTTGTCTTATGCCGAAAGTTTTACCCTGGTAAATTATCTCATCACCTATTACGGCCCGGAGAAATTTTCGGCTTTGCTGGAAACCTTTCATCAGAGTGCCGGTTATGACGAAGCTTTGCTGGCTGTTTACGGTTTTGATATACAAGGCTTAAATACCCTGTGGCAGGCCACTTTGAAAAACGGTGCTATCGAAATTCAACCGCCAAGGTCTATCATTCTGACTCCCGGGCTGGCGGTGCTTCTGACGCTGGTGGCAGGGGGCAGTATTATAACCGCTTTCTGGTTATGGAGTAACAGGGTTGTCTCCCGTACCTAGCATACGTGATTTGCCGCTTGCCGAAAGGCCCAGAGAAAGGCTTCAGAGCCTAGGGGCGGGGGCACTTTCTTCGGCAGAACTTCTGGCGGTTATTTTAGGGCGTGGAGTGGCAGGTGAACCTGTTTTGCAGAGTGCCCAGCGTTTGATTGCGCATTTTGGCGGGCCTTCAGGTATTGCTTGTGCCAGTGTTGAGGAACTTTCAAAATTAAAAGGTATCGGTCTGGCCAAGGCCTGCCAGCTGAAAGCCGCTTTTGAACTAGCCAAGCGGGCAGGCGGGATTAAAGGCGAATACCAGCCCTGTATCAAAACCCCTGAAGATGTGTTTCAGCTAATATATCCTCTGGTATGTGACGAAAAAAAAGAATATTTTTTCTGCCTGATGCTGGATGTAAAAAGCCGGCTTATTCGGGTAGGACATATATCCGTAGGCAGTCTGGAAGAAAGTGTGGTGCATCCCCGTGAGGTTTTTAAAGAAGCACTTTCTGCCAGTGCCGCATCTGTAATATTGGCGCACAACCATCCCTCCGGAGATACCGAACCCTCCCATGATGATATCGGGTTATCTGCCCGGCTGAGAGAAGCCGGAGGCATAATGGGGATAGAGGTACTTGACCATATAATTATAGGGGGACAAAGCTTTACCAGTTTAAAAAGACAGGGGCTTTTATAATGATGAAAAAAATACTGCTTATAATCCTTTCGGTCTGTCTCAGTTTCAGTTTGCTTCTAAGCGGCTGTGGCTATGCACCGGAAGATAACACTATGCC
Protein-coding sequences here:
- a CDS encoding peptidase MA family metallohydrolase, whose amino-acid sequence is MKKQLLALGLMLGILLGGLVPSTLTAQSPITIDKSSVNITFPSNIGFSLTASSISNITDIRLYYTVDRKTFSEVYSEFVLNFTPDTTVNASYSWDMRYTGGMPPGARVNYWYRITDEAGNILTSPSQTVVYEDARFDWQSISEGMLELYWYNGEQSFADELMESAQAALLRLAADTGAELQDKVTLYIYANSADLQSAMVFPSEWTGGVAYPAFNVIAIGIAPYDVDWGKRAITHELAHQVTSQMTSNPYCDLPVWLNEGISMYAEGNLEAVYVNYLVWAIGQDKLISVKSLCSPFSANSADAYLSYAESFTLVNYLITYYGPEKFSALLETFHQSAGYDEALLAVYGFDIQGLNTLWQATLKNGAIEIQPPRSIILTPGLAVLLTLVAGGSIITAFWLWSNRVVSRT
- the radC gene encoding RadC family protein — its product is MSPVPSIRDLPLAERPRERLQSLGAGALSSAELLAVILGRGVAGEPVLQSAQRLIAHFGGPSGIACASVEELSKLKGIGLAKACQLKAAFELAKRAGGIKGEYQPCIKTPEDVFQLIYPLVCDEKKEYFFCLMLDVKSRLIRVGHISVGSLEESVVHPREVFKEALSASAASVILAHNHPSGDTEPSHDDIGLSARLREAGGIMGIEVLDHIIIGGQSFTSLKRQGLL
- the prfB gene encoding peptide chain release factor 2 (programmed frameshift) — translated: MQDILSELKGRIFSDMVRLDVSAKELEITELETASSNPDFWQDQQNAQKAMKKLAANKRTSELWRGLERRINDLTELAVLSREDPSLSNEIEHEISGLTAELDSLEVGLAFSGQYDNRNALLTVHAGAGGVESQDWAGMLLRMFMRWAEKKGFGMEILDQSLGEEAGIKSATLQIEGEYAYGFLKSEHGVHRLIRLSPFDADHARHTSFALVEIMPEAEDSVDIDIKPEDIKIDMFRSSGPGGQNVQKVSTAVRVTHIPSGIVVASQTERSQHQNREIAMRILASKLLAVEIAKRAEERAKLKGERISAEWGSQIRSYVLHPYKMVKDHRTDYEVGNAEAVLEGELDGFISAYLRQNIGRE